A stretch of the Candidatus Woesearchaeota archaeon genome encodes the following:
- a CDS encoding transposase, which yields RPRGEEAKDIKKSARKKARRWVVERTHSWFNRFRGLLIRWSKRPDASIGLLHLACAIITWRSI from the coding sequence GCGACCACGTGGAGAAGAGGCGAAAGATATCAAAAAATCTGCAAGAAAAAAAGCACGTAGATGGGTTGTTGAACGTACACATAGTTGGTTCAACCGATTTAGAGGGTTATTGATTCGTTGGTCTAAAAGACCAGATGCTTCCATAGGATTATTGCATCTCGCATGTGCAATAATTACATGGAGGTCAATCTAA